One region of Mycolicibacterium rhodesiae NBB3 genomic DNA includes:
- the mbp1 gene encoding microaggregate-binding protein 1 has protein sequence MSDGNSGPEEAIKGVVEGVKGKVKEVAGAVAGRDDLYREGQAQQDKADAQRDAAKKEAEADAARAAAKTAEKRQEAEQN, from the coding sequence ATGTCGGACGGAAACAGCGGTCCCGAGGAAGCCATCAAGGGCGTCGTCGAGGGCGTGAAGGGCAAGGTCAAGGAGGTCGCAGGCGCGGTCGCCGGCCGTGACGACCTGTACCGCGAGGGCCAGGCGCAGCAGGACAAGGCCGACGCCCAGCGCGATGCGGCGAAGAAGGAAGCCGAAGCCGACGCAGCCCGCGCAGCCGCCAAGACCGCTGAGAAGCGGCAGGAGGCTGAGCAGAACTAG